From a single Nostoc edaphicum CCNP1411 genomic region:
- a CDS encoding AAA family ATPase, whose protein sequence is MKVKRLKMQSFRGIGDLTLEFDEAEPTVFIGINGVGKSSIIDCLAILLSRFTSSIQHSTSSGRVFREEDITNGQKETHNEITVSLNSEEAIWSLTKVHKGLSKDTNTNLSAITKVAENIKKDLYISNQLNIPVLVYYSTNRAVLDIPLKIRTKHSFEQIDVYENALTGVGSEFRIFFEWFKKQEDLENELRLENNSSYRDRQLESVRQAISSLIPSFSNLRVRRSPLMRMTVQKQGKELIVNQLSDGEKCLLAMVGDLARRLAIANPGLTEPLEGEGVVLIDEIELHLHPKWQREIIPALTRTFPNCQFIVTTHSPQVISQVKPEGIFILEKTDEGVVAKKPESSFGRDSNRILEDLMGVPERPQEIKESLLELFRLIDAGNIEGARQLRQQLAIEIGADEPEFIKADVLIRRKEILNR, encoded by the coding sequence ATGAAAGTCAAGCGCCTGAAAATGCAATCCTTCCGTGGAATCGGCGATTTGACCCTGGAGTTCGATGAAGCAGAGCCAACGGTATTTATTGGTATCAACGGCGTAGGTAAATCGAGTATTATTGATTGCCTTGCTATTCTTCTATCGCGTTTTACTAGCTCGATTCAACACTCAACATCTTCGGGAAGAGTCTTCAGAGAGGAAGATATCACTAATGGGCAAAAGGAAACACATAACGAAATCACTGTTTCCTTAAATTCTGAAGAAGCAATATGGTCTCTAACCAAGGTACATAAAGGATTAAGCAAAGATACTAACACTAACCTGTCAGCTATAACAAAGGTTGCTGAAAATATCAAAAAAGATTTATATATATCTAATCAATTAAATATTCCTGTCTTAGTTTATTATTCTACCAATCGTGCGGTGTTGGATATTCCTTTGAAGATTCGCACAAAGCATTCATTTGAACAAATAGATGTATATGAAAACGCACTTACAGGAGTAGGAAGTGAGTTTAGAATCTTCTTTGAATGGTTTAAAAAACAAGAAGATTTAGAGAATGAGTTACGCCTGGAAAATAATTCTAGTTATCGAGATAGGCAATTAGAATCAGTCAGGCAAGCCATATCTTCATTAATACCGAGTTTTTCTAATTTACGCGTGCGTCGTTCCCCGCTAATGAGAATGACTGTGCAAAAACAAGGTAAAGAACTTATAGTTAATCAGCTATCTGATGGGGAGAAATGCTTGCTGGCAATGGTGGGAGATTTAGCAAGACGATTAGCAATAGCCAACCCAGGTTTGACAGAACCACTCGAAGGTGAGGGTGTTGTTTTAATTGATGAAATTGAGTTACACTTACACCCCAAATGGCAACGGGAAATTATTCCAGCTTTGACAAGAACATTCCCTAATTGTCAATTTATCGTCACTACTCATTCGCCTCAAGTAATTAGCCAAGTCAAGCCGGAAGGAATTTTTATTCTAGAAAAAACAGACGAAGGTGTTGTTGCTAAAAAACCAGAAAGTTCCTTTGGGAGAGATAGCAATCGCATTTTAGAAGACCTCATGGGTGTTCCAGAACGTCCGCAGGAAATTAAGGAAAGTCTTTTAGAGCTTTTTCGACTAATTGATGCTGGAAATATTGAAGGTGCTAGGCAATTGCGTCAACAATTGGCTATTGAAATTGGAGCAGATGAGCCAGAGTTTATTAAAGCAGATGTACTCATTCGGCGGAAGGAAATTCTCAATAGATGA
- a CDS encoding retron system putative HNH endonuclease: MKYIKKVAKPISLNKWNNKLGSKILPWKKFKKSVKNDVFDALLCEQGYICCYCGASIIRNECHIEHLKPKSIYPQLTYEYTNIMVSCQGEDENQPRVPVHCGHRKDNWYDEHLMVSPLEITCTDFFKYPASGEIQPTDEAGKKAAAETTIENLALNISKLQNMRRLAIDAALLATYGLTEAEIQLLAQGYEKLDANGRYTPFCAAISYFFKNYF, from the coding sequence ATGAAGTATATAAAAAAGGTTGCAAAACCGATTAGCTTAAATAAATGGAATAATAAGCTTGGCAGTAAGATACTTCCTTGGAAAAAATTCAAAAAATCAGTGAAAAATGATGTGTTCGATGCATTGCTGTGTGAACAAGGTTATATCTGTTGTTACTGTGGTGCTTCGATCATAAGGAATGAATGCCATATTGAACACTTGAAACCCAAAAGTATTTATCCACAATTGACTTATGAATACACAAATATCATGGTGTCATGTCAAGGTGAAGATGAAAATCAACCTCGAGTACCAGTACATTGTGGTCATAGAAAAGATAACTGGTACGACGAGCATCTGATGGTTTCGCCTCTAGAAATAACCTGCACTGATTTTTTCAAATACCCTGCTTCTGGCGAAATTCAACCAACAGATGAAGCAGGCAAAAAAGCTGCTGCTGAAACAACGATTGAAAACCTTGCACTCAATATCAGCAAGCTGCAAAATATGCGTAGGCTAGCAATTGACGCTGCATTGCTTGCTACTTATGGTTTAACTGAAGCAGAAATACAGCTACTTGCTCAAGGTTATGAAAAACTGGATGCCAACGGGAGATATACTCCGTTTTGTGCTGCTATTAGCTATTTTTTCAAGAATTATTTTTAA
- a CDS encoding GH116 family glycosyl hydrolase — protein MTNQLSPKIPSCTWSRPIGLGWDKPYTVRYASNIDDGPWHGTPLGGFGAGCIGRSSRGDFNLWHIDGGEHTFKNVPACQFSVFESNGTSSQAYALSTQAPDDSTLQAWQWYPTLADTKGTGNYHALYPRSWFVYENVFQAQLTCEQFSPVWAGNYQETSYPVALFLWNAHNPKDAPITLSIMLTWQNMVGWFTNALKSPQVQVRDDGSPVYEYQPRWGESQGNYNQIVENTQQFGCVLGRVGSDALQEGDGTWCIATLKHPQVELFHHTRWNPEGTGEEIWESFAKDGSLPNYLDPTPAIDNTQLGAAIALRFTLQPGETLEIPFVLAWDLPITEFAAGVDYYRRYTDFFGKSGNNAWAIASTALQEYQTWRSQIQSWQKPILDREDLPDWFKMALFNELYDLTSGGTLWSAASELDPIGQFAVLECLDYRWYESLDVRLYGSFALLMLFPELEKSVIRAFARAIPQGDDTPRIIGYYMTIKAESPIAVRKVAGATPHDLGAPNEHVWEKTNYTSYQDCNLWKDLGSDFVLQVYRDFLLTGADDVEFLADCWNAIVQTLDYLKTFDLDGDGIPENSGAPDQTFDDWRLQGVSAYCGGLWLAALEAAIAISDILLTYQTGNTTELAAQKSIYETWLQQSLPIYQEKLWNGQYYKLDSESGSDVVMADQLCGQFYARLLDLPDIVPSDRALSALNTVYDACFLKFCNGEFGAANGVRPDGSPENPQATHPLEVWTGINFGLAAFLVQMGMKDEALRLTQAVVQQIYENGLQFRTPEAITAAGTFRASTYLRPMAIWGIYLVIN, from the coding sequence ATGACAAATCAACTCTCCCCGAAAATTCCCTCTTGTACTTGGAGCCGTCCTATCGGCTTAGGCTGGGACAAACCTTATACCGTCCGCTACGCAAGTAATATTGATGATGGCCCTTGGCATGGTACGCCTTTAGGTGGCTTTGGTGCAGGTTGCATTGGTCGTTCTTCACGGGGAGATTTCAACCTGTGGCATATCGACGGTGGTGAACATACCTTCAAAAACGTTCCCGCTTGTCAATTCAGTGTGTTTGAATCCAATGGTACATCTTCCCAAGCCTACGCTTTGTCTACGCAAGCACCCGATGATAGCACTCTCCAAGCTTGGCAGTGGTATCCGACACTTGCCGACACAAAAGGAACGGGCAATTATCACGCGCTATACCCACGTAGCTGGTTTGTGTATGAAAATGTATTTCAAGCACAGTTGACTTGTGAGCAGTTTTCACCAGTCTGGGCAGGTAATTATCAAGAAACTAGCTACCCTGTGGCACTATTCCTCTGGAATGCCCACAACCCCAAAGATGCACCTATTACTCTCAGCATTATGCTGACTTGGCAAAATATGGTGGGCTGGTTTACTAATGCCCTCAAATCTCCCCAAGTGCAAGTGCGCGATGATGGTAGTCCGGTTTACGAATACCAACCACGCTGGGGCGAAAGTCAAGGAAACTATAACCAAATAGTTGAAAATACACAACAGTTTGGTTGTGTATTAGGTCGGGTTGGTAGTGATGCTTTGCAAGAAGGTGACGGAACTTGGTGTATTGCGACGCTGAAACATCCCCAAGTTGAATTATTCCACCACACCCGCTGGAATCCAGAAGGAACGGGTGAGGAAATATGGGAAAGCTTTGCTAAAGATGGTTCTTTGCCTAATTATCTAGATCCGACTCCAGCAATAGATAATACACAATTAGGGGCTGCGATCGCACTCCGTTTCACTCTCCAACCAGGCGAAACTCTCGAAATCCCCTTTGTCCTGGCTTGGGATTTACCCATTACAGAATTTGCGGCTGGGGTTGATTATTATCGCAGATATACAGACTTTTTTGGTAAAAGTGGAAATAATGCTTGGGCGATCGCATCGACTGCGTTACAAGAATACCAAACCTGGCGATCGCAAATTCAAAGTTGGCAAAAACCGATTCTCGACCGAGAAGATTTACCCGACTGGTTTAAAATGGCTCTATTTAATGAGCTTTATGACCTCACCAGCGGCGGTACTCTCTGGAGTGCAGCATCAGAACTTGACCCCATCGGTCAGTTTGCGGTGCTGGAGTGCTTAGATTACCGCTGGTATGAAAGTCTAGATGTGCGGTTGTATGGCTCTTTTGCCCTGCTGATGCTATTTCCAGAATTAGAAAAGTCGGTGATTCGGGCATTTGCACGGGCGATTCCTCAAGGTGATGATACTCCCCGAATCATTGGTTATTACATGACAATTAAGGCAGAAAGCCCGATTGCAGTTCGTAAAGTCGCAGGTGCAACACCCCACGATTTAGGCGCACCCAACGAACACGTTTGGGAGAAAACTAACTACACCAGCTATCAAGACTGCAATTTGTGGAAAGATTTGGGTAGTGATTTTGTCTTGCAAGTGTACCGTGATTTTCTGCTCACGGGTGCTGACGATGTAGAATTCTTGGCAGATTGTTGGAATGCGATCGTTCAAACCCTTGACTACCTGAAAACTTTTGACCTTGATGGCGATGGGATTCCCGAAAATTCTGGTGCGCCTGACCAAACCTTTGATGATTGGCGGTTACAGGGTGTCAGCGCCTATTGTGGTGGATTGTGGTTGGCGGCGCTGGAGGCTGCGATCGCAATTAGCGATATTTTATTAACTTACCAGACAGGTAACACAACAGAGTTGGCGGCGCAAAAATCCATCTATGAAACTTGGTTACAACAATCTCTTCCTATTTACCAAGAAAAACTCTGGAATGGGCAATATTACAAACTTGATAGTGAAAGTGGTTCCGATGTGGTGATGGCAGATCAATTGTGCGGACAGTTTTATGCCCGTCTGCTGGATTTACCTGATATTGTACCGAGCGATCGCGCCCTTTCTGCCCTAAACACTGTTTATGATGCCTGCTTTTTGAAATTCTGCAATGGTGAGTTTGGTGCTGCTAATGGTGTTCGTCCTGACGGTTCACCAGAAAATCCCCAAGCTACTCACCCCCTAGAAGTTTGGACAGGGATAAACTTTGGGCTGGCGGCTTTTCTCGTGCAGATGGGAATGAAGGATGAAGCGTTAAGGTTAACGCAAGCTGTGGTGCAGCAAATTTATGAAAATGGTCTGCAATTTCGCACACCTGAAGCTATCACCGCAGCGGGTACTTTCCGCGCTAGCACTTACCTGCGACCAATGGCGATTTGGGGAATTTACTTAGTTATTAATTGA
- the rpe gene encoding ribulose-phosphate 3-epimerase — translation MTQNLSQKPIVIAPSILSADFSRLGDEIRAIDAAGADWIHVDVMDGRFVPNITIGPLVVEAIRPVTTKPLDVHLMIVEPEKYVEGFAKAGADIISVHAEHNASPHLHRTLGQIKELGKKAGVVLNPGTPLELIEYVLELCDLVLIMSVNPGFGGQSFIPGVLPKIRKLRQMCDERGLDPWIEVDGGLKANNTWQVLEAGANAVVAGSAVFNAKDYAEAITAIRNSKRPSPELAKV, via the coding sequence ATGACCCAAAACCTATCTCAAAAGCCCATTGTAATTGCTCCATCTATCCTATCAGCCGATTTTAGTCGTCTGGGTGATGAAATTCGCGCCATAGACGCGGCTGGAGCAGATTGGATTCATGTTGATGTAATGGACGGTCGTTTTGTACCTAATATTACGATAGGCCCTCTGGTTGTGGAGGCGATTCGTCCGGTTACCACCAAGCCACTGGATGTCCACTTGATGATTGTGGAACCAGAAAAGTATGTAGAGGGATTTGCTAAGGCAGGTGCGGATATTATCTCCGTACATGCAGAGCATAACGCTTCCCCACACCTACACCGCACCTTGGGGCAAATTAAAGAGCTTGGTAAGAAAGCTGGAGTTGTACTGAATCCTGGTACCCCTCTAGAGCTAATTGAATACGTTCTAGAATTGTGCGATTTAGTACTGATTATGAGCGTCAACCCTGGTTTTGGTGGTCAAAGCTTTATCCCTGGTGTGTTACCCAAAATCCGCAAGCTTCGCCAAATGTGTGACGAACGCGGTCTTGACCCTTGGATTGAAGTGGATGGAGGACTGAAGGCAAACAATACCTGGCAAGTTTTGGAAGCGGGAGCCAATGCAGTTGTCGCAGGTTCCGCTGTATTTAACGCTAAGGATTATGCTGAAGCCATTACAGCAATTCGCAACAGCAAGCGTCCTAGCCCAGAATTAGCTAAGGTTTAA
- a CDS encoding metallophosphoesterase family protein, protein MKLKRRQFLFLSSLSAISTGFFSWMLVRQNNQSADITDLTTAIAANPAKKDLLLRFVSVADTGTGAKGQYAVAGAMNAYHKQNPYDLVVLAGDNIYNNGEIEKINAVFERPYQALLKQGVKFQACLGNHDIRTANGDPQVKYAGFNMKGRRYYTFSRGSVQFFALDTNSNADWKNQLPWLEKELSLSKAPWKVVFGHHPIYSSGVYGTNAEFIKTFTPLFQKYGVQVYINGHEHHYERTRTINGTTYLITGGGAGTRPVGRSEWTEHSAEKLSFAAYEVYPDRIEVSAIATDKRVFDKGIIQLKSA, encoded by the coding sequence ATGAAACTAAAACGCCGTCAATTTTTATTTTTAAGTAGCCTCAGCGCCATTAGTACAGGATTTTTTTCCTGGATGTTAGTTCGTCAAAATAATCAAAGTGCTGATATTACTGATTTAACAACAGCTATAGCCGCCAACCCAGCCAAAAAAGACTTGTTATTACGTTTTGTGTCTGTAGCAGATACGGGGACTGGAGCTAAAGGACAGTATGCTGTGGCTGGAGCAATGAATGCATATCACAAACAAAATCCTTATGATTTAGTCGTTTTAGCTGGAGATAACATTTACAATAACGGCGAAATCGAGAAAATTAATGCAGTTTTTGAGCGTCCCTATCAAGCTTTGCTAAAGCAAGGTGTGAAATTTCAGGCTTGTTTAGGTAATCACGATATTCGTACTGCTAATGGTGATCCGCAAGTCAAGTATGCCGGCTTTAATATGAAGGGAAGACGCTACTATACATTTAGCCGTGGCTCTGTACAATTTTTTGCTTTAGATACCAACAGTAATGCTGATTGGAAAAATCAACTACCTTGGTTAGAAAAAGAATTAAGTCTTAGTAAAGCTCCTTGGAAAGTTGTATTTGGCCACCATCCAATTTATTCATCTGGTGTCTATGGGACTAATGCAGAGTTTATTAAAACTTTTACTCCGCTGTTTCAAAAATACGGCGTTCAAGTTTATATAAATGGTCACGAACACCATTATGAACGCACTCGTACTATTAATGGAACGACTTATTTAATTACTGGTGGTGGTGCAGGTACTCGTCCTGTCGGGCGTTCAGAATGGACAGAGCATTCTGCTGAGAAGCTGAGTTTTGCAGCGTATGAGGTGTATCCAGATAGAATAGAAGTAAGTGCGATCGCTACTGATAAGCGCGTTTTTGATAAAGGTATTATTCAATTAAAATCAGCTTAG
- a CDS encoding HetP family heterocyst commitment protein, protein MNQDIAGISSNLDKTVKAQQFDKVVEAILAGKYSWACVLMLRFGGYNPLHYIPYRTYNRLLKENSQANRTKQQQSENLKMLKHANDSRSDSNVSSSCLSKIKDLAYLEVVGKKKTEIRGGSLDQRLAQHINEHQSSKSPLKPENAQDISLKSCGFN, encoded by the coding sequence ATGAATCAAGACATTGCTGGCATTAGTAGCAACTTAGATAAGACAGTCAAGGCTCAACAATTTGACAAAGTAGTTGAAGCAATTCTTGCTGGGAAGTATTCCTGGGCATGTGTTTTAATGCTGAGATTTGGTGGTTATAATCCTCTCCATTACATTCCATATCGCACCTACAATCGATTGCTCAAAGAAAACTCTCAAGCTAACAGAACAAAACAACAGCAAAGTGAAAATCTAAAAATGCTGAAACACGCTAATGATTCAAGGTCTGATAGTAATGTATCATCAAGCTGCTTAAGCAAAATTAAAGACCTAGCTTATCTGGAAGTAGTTGGAAAGAAAAAAACAGAAATCCGTGGTGGTAGTTTAGACCAGAGATTGGCACAGCACATTAACGAACATCAATCAAGCAAGTCACCATTAAAACCAGAGAATGCTCAAGACATTTCCTTGAAATCTTGTGGATTCAATTAA
- the pcrA gene encoding DNA helicase PcrA produces MTTTIDFLSHLNPSQRQAVEHYCGPLLVVAGAGSGKTRALTYRIANLILKHRVDPENILAVTFTNKAAREMKDRVQRLFAEQLAMKQHGQRLDLLTEYQQTQLRSQVYKSTIKDLWCGTFHSLFSRILRFDIEKYVDEKGRRWNRNFSIFDESDVMTLIKEIVNKQLNLDDKKFDARSVRYAISNAKNQGLSPQEFEQDQPNYRGRVIAQVYNLYQDKLAQNNALDFDDLILVPTILFQQNEQVLGYWHRKFCHILVDEYQDTNRTQYQLIHLLVTNGETRKSEWEWQNRSVFVVGDADQSIYSFRMADFTILLGFQEDFGDGLVDDDTQTMVKLEENYRSCENILQAANELIENNTQRIDKILKATRGPGEQITCHKADEELAEAAFVINQIRTLENQNPELNWGSFAILYRTNAQSRPFEQLLVEKQIPYTIVGGIKFYDRKEIKDVIAYLRAVANPSDTVSLLRVINTPRRGIGKATIDALENASNELGMTLWEILIDETSVNTLAGRSAKAVNNFAKMIQSWQEQIATVSVPELVNIVLEDSGYIQDLQSKDTDENEERIRNVQELYNAAIEFQEEEENEDVSLQNFLSDKAVNPDDKLKEGQTAVSLMTLHASKGLEFPVVFLVGLEQGLFPGYRSLGDPASLEEERRLCYVGITRAQERLFLSHARERRLYGSREPAMRSQFLDELPEELLSTKRASRQSYTKSASTSNGKQDSTQNWQVGDRVLHKTFGLGEITHVFGTGNKMSVAIKFASLGQKIVDPRVAQLQKV; encoded by the coding sequence CTGCGCGAGAAATGAAAGACCGGGTTCAACGCCTGTTTGCAGAACAACTGGCGATGAAACAACACGGTCAGCGATTGGATTTGTTGACAGAATATCAACAAACCCAACTGCGATCGCAAGTTTACAAAAGTACTATCAAAGATTTGTGGTGTGGCACTTTCCACAGTCTATTTTCTCGTATTCTCCGTTTTGATATTGAAAAATACGTAGACGAAAAAGGACGGCGTTGGAATCGCAATTTCTCTATTTTTGATGAATCAGATGTGATGACTCTGATTAAAGAAATTGTTAATAAACAGCTAAATTTAGACGATAAGAAGTTTGACGCCCGCTCTGTTCGCTACGCTATTAGTAACGCGAAAAATCAAGGTTTATCGCCCCAAGAATTTGAGCAAGACCAACCCAATTATCGCGGACGGGTAATTGCCCAAGTCTACAATTTATATCAAGATAAATTAGCCCAAAACAACGCTCTCGACTTTGATGATCTTATTCTTGTACCGACTATATTATTTCAGCAAAATGAGCAAGTATTGGGTTACTGGCATCGTAAATTTTGCCATATCCTTGTAGATGAATATCAGGATACTAACCGCACTCAGTATCAACTCATCCACTTATTGGTGACTAACGGCGAAACCAGAAAGAGCGAATGGGAATGGCAAAATCGCTCAGTTTTCGTTGTTGGCGATGCAGACCAATCAATTTATAGCTTTCGGATGGCAGATTTCACCATCTTACTTGGATTTCAGGAAGATTTTGGTGATGGTTTAGTAGATGATGACACTCAAACGATGGTTAAGCTGGAAGAAAACTATCGTTCTTGTGAAAATATTCTGCAAGCGGCGAATGAACTAATTGAAAATAACACCCAACGGATTGATAAAATCCTCAAAGCGACGCGGGGGCCGGGTGAGCAGATTACTTGTCACAAAGCCGATGAGGAACTTGCAGAAGCGGCATTTGTGATTAATCAAATTCGTACTTTAGAAAACCAAAATCCAGAGTTGAACTGGGGTAGTTTTGCCATACTTTATCGCACAAACGCCCAATCTCGTCCTTTTGAACAATTGTTAGTAGAAAAACAAATTCCTTACACGATTGTAGGAGGAATTAAGTTTTACGATCGCAAAGAAATCAAAGATGTCATCGCGTATTTAAGAGCGGTCGCTAACCCATCTGATACAGTAAGTTTATTACGAGTTATTAATACTCCTCGGCGGGGAATTGGTAAAGCAACGATTGATGCTTTAGAAAATGCCTCTAATGAATTAGGGATGACTCTGTGGGAAATTCTCATCGACGAAACCTCAGTTAATACATTAGCTGGAAGGTCTGCGAAAGCGGTAAATAACTTTGCTAAAATGATTCAGAGTTGGCAAGAACAAATTGCAACAGTTTCCGTTCCTGAGCTTGTAAACATAGTGCTGGAAGACTCTGGTTATATCCAAGATTTGCAAAGCAAAGATACAGATGAGAATGAAGAACGGATAAGAAATGTTCAGGAACTTTACAATGCTGCAATCGAATTTCAAGAAGAAGAAGAAAACGAAGATGTTTCCTTACAAAACTTTCTTAGCGACAAAGCCGTAAATCCTGATGATAAATTAAAAGAAGGGCAAACAGCCGTTTCTTTAATGACTTTGCACGCTTCCAAAGGTTTAGAATTTCCCGTGGTATTTTTGGTGGGATTGGAACAAGGGCTATTTCCCGGTTACCGTTCGCTGGGCGATCCCGCATCTTTGGAAGAAGAACGCCGCTTGTGTTATGTGGGGATTACTCGCGCCCAAGAAAGGTTATTTTTATCACACGCGCGGGAACGTCGTTTGTATGGTTCTCGTGAACCTGCGATGCGATCGCAATTTCTCGACGAATTACCAGAAGAGTTATTATCTACCAAACGCGCAAGCCGTCAAAGTTATACCAAAAGCGCTTCTACTTCTAATGGTAAACAAGACTCAACACAGAATTGGCAAGTGGGCGATAGAGTATTACATAAAACTTTTGGGCTTGGTGAAATCACGCATGTATTTGGAACAGGTAATAAAATGTCTGTAGCAATTAAATTTGCCAGCTTGGGGCAGAAAATTGTTGATCCAAGAGTAGCACAGTTGCAAAAAGTTTGA
- a CDS encoding GAF domain-containing protein — protein sequence MTQPELPSALSNIIESSQTPDAIFSALLPAIGDFLQSDRCFLYLHNPQNNLGRVAFCWIRTPDVPTVYNEKWEAQPPTLVDDDPMFAAALRAEPSIFVEDVETADSQVLNQEFEQKYFGHRALIHAHIRQDGQLWGILQPCIFGHPRVWTEYERGVINNLVEKITPIAVDYVKSASDSL from the coding sequence ATGACTCAGCCAGAACTTCCTTCTGCACTCAGCAATATTATAGAATCATCTCAAACACCAGATGCTATATTTTCTGCATTATTGCCAGCCATAGGCGATTTTTTACAATCCGACAGATGTTTTCTATACCTGCACAATCCACAAAATAACCTTGGTAGAGTTGCCTTTTGTTGGATTCGCACTCCAGATGTACCTACCGTCTACAATGAAAAATGGGAAGCGCAACCCCCAACTTTAGTAGATGATGATCCGATGTTTGCGGCTGCACTACGTGCTGAACCTTCAATCTTTGTCGAAGATGTAGAAACTGCTGATTCTCAAGTCTTAAATCAGGAATTTGAACAGAAGTATTTTGGACATCGCGCCCTTATTCATGCTCATATCCGCCAGGATGGGCAACTCTGGGGAATTTTACAACCATGCATTTTTGGTCATCCCAGAGTTTGGACTGAATATGAACGAGGGGTAATTAATAATCTTGTCGAGAAAATCACACCTATTGCAGTTGATTATGTAAAATCTGCTTCTGATTCGCTGTAG
- a CDS encoding cysteine peptidase family C39 domain-containing protein codes for MISQYWSLCLNFYTLRQLARVDYRSLSLQGLAKAAQTLGYEALLVRASLSKLDSHYNPRIAYWQEIHYIVVWRVKSDRILISQP; via the coding sequence ATGATTAGCCAATACTGGAGCTTATGTTTAAACTTCTACACTTTGCGTCAGTTAGCGCGGGTAGATTATAGAAGTCTATCTCTCCAGGGTTTAGCAAAAGCAGCCCAAACTTTGGGATATGAAGCGCTATTAGTGAGGGCGAGTCTTAGTAAGCTGGACTCACATTATAACCCACGGATAGCTTATTGGCAAGAAATTCATTATATAGTTGTCTGGAGAGTTAAGAGCGATCGCATATTGATTTCCCAACCATAG
- a CDS encoding ATP-grasp domain-containing protein: MLDNVSLLLQACNNLNISYEVIHPAENLIKIKLNNKPHYFCNYSTPLINQAVSHLMKDKEYTYHVLNKKVKLPRTIGFLSPFCDIEYKIYLKFPTIQNIVLEIKENFETPVIVKRNSGSSGHNVFLCQNQDEIENALKEIFNVNFKKYDYVALAQEFIDIKSEYRAVFLNKELVLLYEKDISNAEFAGNLSPLHWNGAKAKYINDPQILSDIANFAKPVFEELDLDYGGLDIVLDRDNQYWLIEINSHPNFSIFTRDNGEEHVLKIFEKMIISLASK, from the coding sequence ATGTTAGACAACGTTTCTCTATTGCTGCAAGCTTGTAACAATTTAAACATCAGCTATGAAGTTATTCATCCTGCTGAAAACTTAATCAAAATAAAACTCAATAATAAACCCCATTATTTTTGTAACTATAGCACTCCGTTGATTAATCAAGCAGTATCACATCTTATGAAAGATAAGGAATACACTTACCATGTTTTAAATAAAAAAGTTAAACTTCCTCGGACAATAGGTTTTCTTTCTCCTTTTTGTGACATAGAGTATAAAATTTACTTAAAATTTCCAACTATTCAAAATATCGTATTAGAAATAAAAGAAAATTTTGAAACGCCAGTGATTGTTAAAAGAAATTCTGGCTCTAGCGGACATAACGTCTTTTTATGTCAGAATCAAGATGAAATCGAAAATGCTTTAAAAGAAATTTTTAATGTCAATTTTAAAAAGTATGATTATGTCGCTCTTGCTCAAGAATTTATTGACATAAAATCTGAATATAGAGCAGTTTTCTTAAATAAAGAGTTAGTTTTGCTCTATGAAAAAGATATAAGTAATGCAGAGTTTGCAGGGAATCTTAGCCCTCTGCACTGGAATGGTGCAAAAGCAAAGTATATTAACGATCCACAAATATTGTCAGATATTGCTAATTTTGCTAAACCAGTTTTTGAAGAATTAGACCTTGATTATGGTGGCTTAGATATCGTATTAGACCGAGATAATCAATATTGGTTAATTGAAATCAATTCTCACCCAAATTTTAGCATTTTTACTAGAGACAATGGAGAGGAACATGTGCTGAAAATTTTTGAAAAAATGATAATTAGCCTAGCTTCAAAATAA
- a CDS encoding antibiotic biosynthesis monooxygenase family protein, whose protein sequence is MILEAVMLNVKSGLEPDFEAAFKKASKIISSMDGYLSHELHKCIEVQGKYLLLVRWETLESHTVGFRNSAEYQEWKKLLHHFYEPFPTVEHFEEIEI, encoded by the coding sequence ATGATTCTTGAGGCAGTTATGCTTAATGTCAAATCTGGACTAGAACCGGATTTTGAAGCTGCTTTCAAAAAAGCTTCTAAAATTATTTCTTCAATGGACGGATATTTATCCCATGAATTGCATAAATGTATAGAAGTCCAAGGGAAATACTTATTACTTGTCAGATGGGAAACTTTAGAATCTCATACTGTAGGATTTAGAAATTCTGCTGAGTATCAAGAGTGGAAAAAACTCCTGCATCATTTTTATGAACCATTTCCCACTGTTGAACACTTTGAAGAAATTGAAATATGA